CGGCGCTCCACGTTTTCGACGTCACCAACCCGCTGCCGGTGGCGGAGAAACGCGATGAGGCGGCGCAGCGCGGTTTCGCTACCTTCGTATCCATCGGCCGCGCTCGTTGCCACGTCCCGACGATGGAAACTCGCTCGCGCTATCTCCCGCTTGCCTTCCCCGAGGTCCCCGAGGACCCGGGCGCCAATGTGTATTACTTGGTGGACCTCGTCCGGGTAGGGTTCGAGCCGACGAAGTCGGGCGGGGTGCGGGTTCCGCTCTTCGCCGATCTCAAGCGTCACGACATGGGGTCCGGACTCGAGGAGACCTTCGAGCGGGCGACCATCCCAAACGCCGAGTTCACCACCGCACGCCTTTGGGGCATCGCCGACACCGCGCCCTACTTGCACGACGGCCGGGCCACCACCTTGACGGAAGCGATCCTGGCGCACGGGGGTGAGGCCCAAGGCGCGCGAGACGCCTTCGTCGCCCTCTTCGAGGCGGATCGCCGCGAGCTCCGCGCCTTCCTCGCCACGCTCCGGACTCCCCGAAAGCCTAACGAGGAGCTTCTCCGTGGCGCCAGATAGACTCTTGCCGGAGAGACGGTGACGTGCCGGGGTGCAGGCTTTGCCCGTTTCTGACCCTCAACGCTTCGCGGGAATCGGAAGACTGACGGTGAATTCCGTGCCGCCGTCCGCGGTAGTTGCCGCGGTGATGGAGCCGCCGTGCGCCTCGATGTGGCGTCGGGCGATGGCCAGGCCGAGCCCCAGCCCCCGCGTCTTGCTCGAATAGAAGGGCTCGAAAACCCATCGGAGGGCGTCGGGAGCGAGACCGGCCCCGGTGTCTCGAATCGACAACAGAACGTGCTCCAGAGTACATTGCGTGGTGATCGTCACGACACCACCCTGCGGCATTGCCTCGAAGGCGTTTCGCAACAAGCGGCCGAGTGCGTCATGAAGCAGCTTCTCGTCCACGGCGACGTCCGGCAGGCTCTCGCAGTAACGTCGCGTGACCCGGGTCGTCGAGGTGTGAGTCTCCCGATTCAATACGCGGTCGATGATTTCGTGCAAGTTTCTGGTCTGAAGTACCGGAGGGGAAACTTCGGCGAAGACATTGAGCTCCGCCAGCGACGACTCGATACGGCCCACTTCGCGTCTCACGCGCGTCCAAACTTCCTCGACCTCCGGACTCCGCGCCAGCTGGTCCCGGAGCACGTCGAGAGCTCCGCTGATGCCGGTGAGGGAGTTCCGGATCTCATGGGACAGGCGCGCCGCCGCGGTCTGTATCACTGAGGCGGGCATCTTCGTCACTGATTGGTTTCCGTCAACCGGAATTTCTTCATTTTGTAACGCAACGTATCTCGGGTGATGTCGAGGAGCTTGGCCGCCCTGGTCTGGTTGCCTCCGGTTCGTTGCAGGGCCTGGCGGATGAGCTCCTCCTCCACCCTATCGAGCGAAGTTCCCGTCTCGGGAATATCGAGAGACGGAAGGCTTCTTTCCGATCCGATCGCGTGGCGATCGCCCGAATCGAAGGGAAAGGCTTCGGCACCGATCCGGGGACCGTCCTCGAGGATCATTGCCCGCTCGATGGCATTTCGAAGCTCTCTCACATTACCGGGCCACGGGTAACCCGCCAAGAGCGCTTCGGCCTGGGGTGTCAGGCCCTCGATCTGTTTACCGAAGGCCGCATTCAAGTCCTCGATGAAGCGGCGGGCCAAGACCTTGACATCGGCCCTTCGATCTCTCAGCGGCGGGAGGTCGATGGTGATGACGTTGAGCCGATAGTAGAGGTCCTGTCGGAATCGCTCGAGGGCCACCATCTTCTTGAGGTCTCGATTCGACGAGGCGATGATCCTGACGTCGACGCGGACGTCCTGGATGCCACCCACACGCTTGAAGCTCTGATTCTCGAGCACTCTCAAGAGCTTCGCCTGGAGGCCGAGAGGCATCTCCCCGATCTCGTCGAGAAGGATCGTACCCCCGTCGGCGAGCTCCAAAAGACCTTTCTTCTGTTGGCGGGCGTCGGTAAATGCGCCTCGCTCGTGCCCGAAGAGCTCGCTCTCCACGAGATTCTCCGGCAGCGCCGCGCAGTTGATGGCGAGAAACGGTTTATCGGCGCGCGAGCTGGCGTAGTGAATCGCTTTGGCGAAAAGGTCCTTTCCCGTGCCGCTCTCCCCTTGAAGGAGGACGGTGGTCGCCGGGCTGAGCGCCACCTTCTTCATCATCTCCACGGCTTCGGTGATCGCCCGCGACTCCCCGATGATGCTGTCGACTCCCGAACGTTTCCGATCCTGCTCGCGGAAGTGGCGCAGCTCCTGACGGAGCTTGATGGCCTCGAGGGCGTTTTGGAGAGTTGCTTTCAATTCCTCGAAGTTGAGTGGCTTCGAAACGAAATCATAGGCTCCGAAACGAAGCGCTTTGACGGCATCCTCCAGAACGCCATACGCGGTCATGATGATCACGATGCAGCGCGCGTCGAGCTCCTTGATGGCTTGAAGAACCTCGAGCCCGTTTCGATCGGGCAAATGGATATCGAGTAGAACCAAATCCGGGCTCTCGCTCTCCGCGAGCTCGATCGCGGTCTGTGCGTCGGGGGCTTGAAAGGTGCGGTAGCCCCAGTTGGTCAGTTTTTGCTGGAGTGACCACCGAATCAAGTCTTCGTCGTCTACAATGAGAACCTTGTCTAGGGCCATCGGTGCCGCCTTTTACTCCTTGCAAGCAGGATCTCTGCCATGACCTCTCCGAAGCTGGCAAGCCCTTGAGCTTAGGACGTTTGGGTGAAATGACGCAATCCTGGGTTTCGTCACACATCGGTTGTTCGGTTGGAGTAAGCTATCGCTCCAAAGGGGATCCTGCGGGAGCGCAAGAAGAAAGATTTACCGAGCGGAGGTGAAGAATGGAAATTCGGAAGATTCTCGTCCCAACGGATTTCTCCGAATCGGCGAATCACGCCTTGAAGCAGGCGGTCGAGCTTGCGGCCCGATGCCGGGCGAAGCTCCATCTGTTTCATGTCGTCGAGCCGTTCACTGACCCGAAGGGTGGTCTCGGCGCTTCGGTTCGAGATTATCTGGAGCGTCTGGAACGAGACGCAAACGAGGCGCTGTCAATCGAGATCAACGCACTGAAAGGGAGGGGCATAGACGTCGTTTACACGACCGAGCGCCGCATTTCCTCTTTCGAAGGCATCCTGGCGAAAGTCGAAGAGCTCTCTCCCGACCTGGTGGTTCTGGGTACCCGCGGCCGGACGGGATTGAAGCGGTTCGTCATGGGTAGCGTCGCGGAAAAGGTCCTGCAGTACGTGCCGGTGAACGTGTTGACGATTGGAACCCGGTCTCCGGTTGTGCCCGCGGGCGAGTGTTTCGAGCGCATCCTGGTACCGGTCGACTTTTCCGAGCCGTCGAAGCGTGCAGTGAGTGCCGCCCGCTCGCTCCTCAACAAAGGCGGGCAGCTCTTCGTTGGCCATGTGGTCGCGAGTCCGATTCATCCATCTTTCTATGCCGGGGGAATCACCAGACTCTTTCAATTGGATCCGGACTTGCCGGAACGCATTCGCAAGAACCTGTCGAGCTGGCTGGAGGGCGAGGCCGCGGAGATCCTCGTGCAAGAAGGGGACGTTCCCAAGGAGATACTGGACATGTCGGCCAGCAAGCGGTGCCAGCTGATCGTGATGGGCAACCGCGGCCTGAGCGCTCTCGAGCACTTCCTTCTCGGCAGCGTCAGCGAGCGCGT
This is a stretch of genomic DNA from Vicinamibacteria bacterium. It encodes these proteins:
- a CDS encoding ATP-binding protein, giving the protein MPASVIQTAAARLSHEIRNSLTGISGALDVLRDQLARSPEVEEVWTRVRREVGRIESSLAELNVFAEVSPPVLQTRNLHEIIDRVLNRETHTSTTRVTRRYCESLPDVAVDEKLLHDALGRLLRNAFEAMPQGGVVTITTQCTLEHVLLSIRDTGAGLAPDALRWVFEPFYSSKTRGLGLGLAIARRHIEAHGGSITAATTADGGTEFTVSLPIPAKR
- a CDS encoding sigma-54 dependent transcriptional regulator, encoding MALDKVLIVDDEDLIRWSLQQKLTNWGYRTFQAPDAQTAIELAESESPDLVLLDIHLPDRNGLEVLQAIKELDARCIVIIMTAYGVLEDAVKALRFGAYDFVSKPLNFEELKATLQNALEAIKLRQELRHFREQDRKRSGVDSIIGESRAITEAVEMMKKVALSPATTVLLQGESGTGKDLFAKAIHYASSRADKPFLAINCAALPENLVESELFGHERGAFTDARQQKKGLLELADGGTILLDEIGEMPLGLQAKLLRVLENQSFKRVGGIQDVRVDVRIIASSNRDLKKMVALERFRQDLYYRLNVITIDLPPLRDRRADVKVLARRFIEDLNAAFGKQIEGLTPQAEALLAGYPWPGNVRELRNAIERAMILEDGPRIGAEAFPFDSGDRHAIGSERSLPSLDIPETGTSLDRVEEELIRQALQRTGGNQTRAAKLLDITRDTLRYKMKKFRLTETNQ
- a CDS encoding universal stress protein, translated to MEIRKILVPTDFSESANHALKQAVELAARCRAKLHLFHVVEPFTDPKGGLGASVRDYLERLERDANEALSIEINALKGRGIDVVYTTERRISSFEGILAKVEELSPDLVVLGTRGRTGLKRFVMGSVAEKVLQYVPVNVLTIGTRSPVVPAGECFERILVPVDFSEPSKRAVSAARSLLNKGGQLFVGHVVASPIHPSFYAGGITRLFQLDPDLPERIRKNLSSWLEGEAAEILVQEGDVPKEILDMSASKRCQLIVMGNRGLSALEHFLLGSVSERVVRHSKSPVLTVH